The nucleotide sequence ACAGGCTGGGCCGCTGACCGGCGCGCGGGCGGCTCTTGCCCGTGTCGGTGGCGTGGAGTTGGATGCTGTCATGCAGATCAGCCGCCAGATCGTGGTGTTCGACACCCCCGACATCGATCGCGAGTCGGCCTTCTGGGCCGACCTGATGGGCGGGGAGGTGCGCGGCGACGAGGACGACTGGCGCTCGGTCTACGTGAACGGCGAGCCGCGCCTCGGGTTTCAGCTCGCCCCCAACCACGAGCGGCCCGACTGGCCGAACGGCGCGCAGCAGCAGCTCCACCTCGACCTCTACGTCGACGACATCCGCGAGGCGCACGAGCACGCGCTCGCCGTGGGCGCGACGCTGCTGAGGCAGGCGGACGACCTCGACGCGGAGGGCGGGTTCCAGGTGTACGAGGATCCGTCCGGTCACCCGTTCTGCCTGTGCTGGGGTTGAGATGAGCGGCGACCTTCCCGCGCTCGCCGTCACCGGCGTCACCGGGGCGATCGGTCGGATGACGGCCGACCTCCTCTCCGACGCCGGTGTGCCGTTCCGGATGCTGGCGCGGTCCCCCGAGCGTGCGCCCCGCTACCCGGGGACCACCGTGGCCGCGGCGACGTACAGCGACCGTGACGCGGTGCTCTCCGCACTCGACGGCGTGGAGACCCTGCTCATGGTGTCCGCGGCCGAGAACGCCGAACGGCTGGGCGAGCACCTGGCGTTCGTGGATGCGGCCGAGGAGTCGGGCGTCCGCCACATCGTCTACACGTCGTTCTTCGGGGCCGCGCCGGACGCGACCTTCACGCTCGCCCGCGACCACTACGCGACCGAGCAGCGCATCCGTTCGTCGGCGATGCGCCACACCTTCCTGCGCGACAACCTGTACCTCGACTTCGCCGAGTTCCTCGTCGGCGACGACGGCGTGATCCGCGGTCCCGCCGGCGACGGTCGAGCGGCCATGGTCGCCCGTGCCGACGTCGCCCGGGTGGCGGCCGTCGCTCTGCAGGACCCGGCGGCGCACGCCGACGTCACCTACGACCTCACCGGTCCGGAGGAGCTCACGTTGGCGGAGGTCGCCGAGAAGCTCAGCGCCCACTCGGGTCGGGCGGTCTCGTTCCATGACGAGACCATCCCGGAGGCGTACGCCTCGCGTGCGAAGTGGAACGCCCCCGACTGGCAGGTCGACGCCTGGGTCTCGACGTACACGGCGATCGCGGCGGGCGAGCTCGCGGGCGTCACCGACGATGTGGAGCGCGTGACCGGCCGACGCCCGCTGTCGCTCGACGAGCTGTTGCGCGGCGCCATCGCCTGACGGCACCGCGGGGAGCCGCTCGGCGTGTCAACCGGACGGGGGATGCGCGCGCGGGCGCCGCATCCGGTAAACAGGACCGGTGA is from Leifsonia sp. 466MF and encodes:
- a CDS encoding VOC family protein, encoding MQISRQIVVFDTPDIDRESAFWADLMGGEVRGDEDDWRSVYVNGEPRLGFQLAPNHERPDWPNGAQQQLHLDLYVDDIREAHEHALAVGATLLRQADDLDAEGGFQVYEDPSGHPFCLCWG
- a CDS encoding SDR family oxidoreductase, whose protein sequence is MSGDLPALAVTGVTGAIGRMTADLLSDAGVPFRMLARSPERAPRYPGTTVAAATYSDRDAVLSALDGVETLLMVSAAENAERLGEHLAFVDAAEESGVRHIVYTSFFGAAPDATFTLARDHYATEQRIRSSAMRHTFLRDNLYLDFAEFLVGDDGVIRGPAGDGRAAMVARADVARVAAVALQDPAAHADVTYDLTGPEELTLAEVAEKLSAHSGRAVSFHDETIPEAYASRAKWNAPDWQVDAWVSTYTAIAAGELAGVTDDVERVTGRRPLSLDELLRGAIA